One genomic window of Angustibacter sp. Root456 includes the following:
- a CDS encoding bifunctional 2-polyprenyl-6-hydroxyphenol methylase/3-demethylubiquinol 3-O-methyltransferase UbiG: MANPTRWASQHGPEHSQWYIDRFRRMAADGADLAGEARLVDAMVPRGARIVDAGCGPGRVGAELHVRGHEVVGVDADPLLIEAAEADHPGPRWLVADLSELDLAAAGESAPFDAVVCAGNVMPYLAPGSGGAVLRRLAEHLRADGVAVIGFGLDRGYSLADFDADTEGSGLLLEHRFATWDLRPFADDSSFAVSVLRRPASRRP, encoded by the coding sequence ATGGCGAACCCCACGCGCTGGGCGTCCCAGCACGGTCCCGAGCACTCCCAGTGGTACATCGACCGCTTCCGGCGGATGGCTGCCGACGGCGCCGACCTGGCCGGTGAGGCGCGGCTCGTCGACGCCATGGTGCCGCGCGGTGCGCGGATCGTGGACGCCGGGTGCGGCCCCGGGCGAGTGGGTGCCGAGCTGCACGTGCGCGGCCACGAGGTGGTCGGTGTGGACGCCGACCCGCTGCTCATCGAGGCCGCGGAGGCCGACCACCCCGGGCCGCGGTGGCTGGTCGCCGACCTCTCGGAGCTCGACCTGGCGGCGGCGGGTGAGAGCGCGCCGTTCGACGCGGTCGTGTGCGCGGGCAACGTCATGCCCTACCTCGCGCCGGGCAGCGGTGGCGCCGTGCTGCGACGGCTCGCCGAGCACCTACGGGCCGACGGCGTCGCGGTGATCGGCTTCGGCCTCGACCGCGGCTACTCACTCGCCGACTTCGACGCCGACACCGAGGGCAGCGGCCTCCTGCTCGAGCACCGCTTCGCCACCTGGGACCTGCGCCCGTTCGCCGACGACAGCTCCTTCGCCGTCAGCGTCCTGCGCCGCCCCGCCTCCCGCCGTCCGTGA
- a CDS encoding MFS transporter has product MSDRTSPDAPDAQRWRALAVCLVAAFMTLLDISIVNVALPSIREGLDAQSSELQWIVSGYALTFGLVLVPAGRLGDVWSRRAMFVTGVAVFTVSSVVAGLAPSAVVLVVARLCQGIGGGLLNPQISGLIQEQFRGAERGRAFGYLSAAIGISTAIGPLLGGTIIKVLGTDVGWRWIFFINLPVGLACMALAARWVPASAGSRRRSQGLDPVGVLLLGASVVVLLLPLVEQQQWKGSAKWLLLPVGALLLLAFVLWERRQSRGGHDPLVDLHLFARRSFSAGTAIGVLYFSGFTSIFFVTTLYLQSGLGLSALQAGLAVTPFAAGSALTAVPAGRLVSRHGRPLVVGGIVAVAIGLALTDAVVAWRGDQPSVAWWTAGPLLLAGLGSGFVISPNLTITVSEVPVRQAGAASGVLQTGQRIGTAAGIAVVGSVYFSTLASSQGDAARALSTALRLTVLLLVLALVAGIVDVVRPDRSAERDDQSATAEDRSGGQVRDPA; this is encoded by the coding sequence GTGAGCGACCGCACCTCCCCCGACGCCCCCGACGCCCAGCGCTGGCGAGCCCTCGCCGTCTGCCTGGTCGCGGCCTTCATGACCCTGCTCGACATCAGCATCGTGAACGTGGCGCTGCCGTCGATCCGTGAGGGCCTGGACGCGCAGAGCAGCGAGCTGCAGTGGATCGTCTCCGGCTACGCGCTCACCTTCGGGCTGGTGCTGGTGCCCGCCGGCCGCCTCGGCGACGTCTGGTCGCGGCGCGCCATGTTCGTCACCGGCGTGGCCGTCTTCACCGTGAGCAGCGTGGTCGCGGGCCTGGCACCCAGCGCCGTGGTGCTGGTGGTGGCCCGGCTGTGCCAGGGCATCGGTGGCGGCCTGCTCAACCCCCAGATCTCGGGGCTGATCCAGGAGCAGTTCCGCGGCGCCGAGCGGGGCCGGGCGTTCGGCTACCTCAGCGCCGCGATCGGCATCTCGACGGCCATCGGGCCCCTGCTCGGCGGCACGATCATCAAGGTGCTCGGCACGGACGTCGGGTGGCGCTGGATCTTCTTCATCAACCTGCCGGTGGGGCTCGCCTGCATGGCGCTGGCGGCGCGGTGGGTGCCGGCGTCCGCGGGCTCTCGGCGCCGCAGCCAGGGGCTGGATCCCGTGGGCGTGCTGCTGCTGGGTGCCTCCGTGGTCGTGCTGCTGCTCCCGCTCGTCGAGCAGCAGCAGTGGAAGGGCTCGGCGAAGTGGTTGCTGCTGCCGGTGGGGGCCTTGCTGCTGCTCGCGTTCGTGCTGTGGGAGCGCCGGCAGTCTCGCGGCGGCCACGACCCGCTGGTCGACCTGCACCTGTTCGCCCGGCGCAGCTTCAGCGCCGGCACCGCGATCGGCGTCCTGTACTTCTCCGGGTTCACGAGCATCTTCTTCGTGACGACGCTGTACCTGCAGTCGGGCCTCGGGCTGAGCGCCCTGCAGGCCGGCCTGGCGGTGACCCCGTTCGCGGCCGGCTCGGCGCTCACGGCCGTGCCGGCCGGCCGGCTCGTGTCGCGCCACGGCCGGCCCCTCGTCGTCGGGGGCATCGTGGCGGTGGCGATCGGGCTGGCGCTGACCGACGCCGTCGTCGCCTGGCGGGGCGACCAGCCGAGCGTGGCGTGGTGGACAGCGGGCCCGCTGCTGCTCGCGGGCCTCGGCAGCGGCTTCGTCATCTCGCCGAACCTCACCATCACCGTGAGCGAGGTGCCAGTGCGGCAGGCCGGCGCGGCCAGCGGTGTGCTGCAGACCGGGCAGCGCATCGGGACGGCCGCGGGGATCGCCGTGGTCGGCAGCGTCTACTTCAGCACCCTCGCCAGCAGCCAGGGTGATGCCGCGCGCGCCCTCAGCACCGCGCTGCGGCTCACCGTCCTGCTGCTGGTGCTGGCCCTGGTCGCCGGCATCGTCGACGTCGTCCGGCCGGACCGGTCGGCCGAGCGGGACGACCAGTCGGCCACCGCCGAGGACCGCTCGGGCGGGCAGGTGCGCGACCCCGCCTGA
- a CDS encoding LemA family protein, whose amino-acid sequence MGTGIVILIIVIVLVVVLALAAVGMYNGLIKLRNVVQESWRQIDVELNRRHDLIPNLVETVKGYASHERETLQAVTNARAAAMQPGASPAQQAQQENVLTQALGRLFAVAEAYPDLKANQNFLQLQRDLTDTEDRVAASRRFYNANVRALNTKVETVPSNIVAGMFGIKQAEYFEADDEQVRAAPQVSFGTPGGAPQQPPAPPSA is encoded by the coding sequence ATGGGTACCGGGATCGTCATCCTGATCATCGTCATCGTGCTCGTCGTCGTGCTCGCCCTCGCGGCGGTCGGGATGTACAACGGGCTCATCAAGCTGCGCAACGTCGTGCAGGAGTCGTGGCGGCAGATCGACGTCGAGCTCAACCGGCGGCACGACCTGATCCCGAACCTCGTCGAGACGGTCAAGGGCTACGCCTCGCACGAGCGCGAGACCCTGCAGGCGGTGACCAACGCGCGCGCCGCGGCGATGCAGCCGGGCGCGTCACCGGCCCAGCAGGCCCAGCAGGAGAACGTGCTCACGCAGGCGCTCGGCCGGCTCTTCGCCGTCGCCGAGGCCTACCCCGACCTGAAGGCAAACCAGAACTTCCTGCAGCTGCAGCGCGACCTCACCGACACCGAGGACCGCGTCGCCGCCTCACGCCGGTTCTACAACGCCAACGTGCGGGCCCTGAACACCAAGGTCGAGACGGTGCCGTCGAACATCGTCGCGGGCATGTTCGGGATCAAGCAGGCCGAGTACTTCGAGGCCGACGACGAGCAGGTCCGCGCGGCGCCGCAGGTGTCGTTCGGGACGCCGGGCGGCGCCCCCCAGCAGCCTCCGGCCCCGCCCTCGGCGTGA
- a CDS encoding DedA family protein — protein sequence MSHWLSNLLDPDLAHLTAGGVYAVLFALVFVESGLLVGFFLPGDTVLFAAGLLSAQPGSPLSVWVLALGVAVAAVAGDAVGYWSGRRFGRPWVERRAGRAARHLPAAERFYERWGWGAVVIARFIPWVRTFTPIVAGVARMSYARFGSANAVGALLWATGLVVLGHWAYSVPWLRYAAYAVAGVAVLASVVGTLAGPAIARRRSRRGERSVDDAAQ from the coding sequence ATGTCGCACTGGCTCTCGAACCTGCTCGACCCCGACCTCGCCCACCTCACCGCCGGCGGGGTCTACGCGGTGCTCTTCGCGCTGGTGTTCGTCGAGTCGGGCCTGCTGGTGGGGTTCTTCCTGCCGGGAGACACGGTGCTGTTCGCGGCGGGCCTGCTGTCGGCGCAGCCGGGCTCCCCGCTGTCGGTGTGGGTGCTCGCGCTCGGCGTGGCGGTCGCGGCCGTGGCCGGTGACGCCGTCGGCTACTGGAGCGGACGGCGGTTCGGCCGGCCCTGGGTGGAGCGCAGAGCCGGGCGTGCCGCGCGCCATCTGCCTGCGGCAGAACGGTTCTACGAGCGCTGGGGCTGGGGCGCCGTCGTCATCGCGCGTTTCATCCCGTGGGTGCGCACCTTCACGCCCATCGTGGCCGGCGTGGCCCGCATGTCGTACGCGCGGTTCGGCTCGGCGAACGCCGTCGGCGCGCTGCTGTGGGCCACCGGGCTGGTCGTCCTCGGCCACTGGGCCTACAGCGTGCCGTGGCTGCGGTACGCCGCGTACGCCGTCGCCGGGGTCGCCGTCCTGGCGTCGGTGGTCGGCACCCTCGCCGGCCCAGCGATCGCCCGGCGGCGGAGCCGGCGTGGCGAGCGCTCGGTGGACGACGCGGCTCAGTAG
- a CDS encoding helix-turn-helix domain-containing protein, producing the protein MPRRKPPPDELVLDDPRALRALAHPARTAVVDELYQGNVRTASELATLTGLTPSAMSYHLRALEKWGIVRRATSSGDARERPWEASAKGLTIMSASASPAASDAVAGLYLDRLRRDLDAWRRREDDEPEPWRQIATINRGFPRLTAEEARELSEAVLQTVDRFSQVRDLRERRPDTRPVSFFFAVVPVHPDDEIAD; encoded by the coding sequence GTGCCCCGCCGCAAGCCCCCGCCCGACGAGCTCGTCCTCGACGACCCCCGCGCCCTGCGCGCGCTCGCCCACCCCGCGCGCACCGCCGTGGTCGACGAGCTCTACCAGGGCAACGTCCGCACGGCGAGCGAGCTGGCCACCCTGACCGGGCTGACCCCGAGCGCCATGAGCTACCACCTGCGGGCCCTGGAGAAGTGGGGCATCGTGCGGCGGGCGACGTCGTCCGGTGACGCGCGCGAGCGCCCCTGGGAGGCCAGCGCCAAGGGCCTGACGATCATGAGCGCGAGCGCTTCTCCCGCCGCGAGCGACGCAGTCGCCGGCCTCTACCTCGACCGACTCCGCCGTGACCTCGACGCCTGGCGGCGGCGCGAGGACGACGAACCCGAGCCCTGGCGACAGATCGCCACCATCAACCGCGGTTTCCCTCGGCTCACCGCTGAGGAGGCGCGCGAGCTCAGCGAGGCGGTGCTGCAGACCGTCGACCGGTTCAGCCAGGTGCGCGACCTGCGGGAGCGTCGTCCTGACACCCGCCCGGTGAGCTTCTTCTTCGCCGTCGTGCCGGTGCACCCCGACGACGAGATCGCCGACTGA
- a CDS encoding MFS transporter yields the protein MKRTLRNLRTSVWRHRDLRLAGPGRALSVLGDEIALIALMLHVHDSGAGTRGVMLLLGAAALPTVLLAPWAGRLADRVDSRVLTVASALGQLLACVALAVAGPLWLVYLLVMALQAGQAVSSPTWQALVPRIVGPDEVGRAVGATQALTTLAAVGGAPLGGLLAGLGGQRLALLADAATFGVLAVVALAVRTRRAGAHDATLALARAAAADRPKALDGLRVARRDALLWPILSALMVYVVVGEATNVVEVFLVRDALHGTSVQYGLVGMAVTLGIVGGSLLAGRASGARALAVVTVIAAAVQAAAVLGAGLAPSIVAVIGAFAVLGVANGALNTSTSTLVLTRVPDQQLGQVNAALNGMARGFSIGALLLGAWAGGVLGPQRTFVASGVACLLVAGWLAVRVHSAARPTLARWQTSDDQATTTAPG from the coding sequence ATGAAGCGAACCCTTCGGAATCTGCGGACGTCGGTGTGGCGGCACCGCGACCTGCGGCTGGCCGGCCCCGGGCGGGCCCTCAGCGTCCTCGGCGACGAGATCGCGCTCATCGCGCTCATGCTCCACGTGCACGACAGCGGCGCCGGAACACGCGGCGTCATGCTGCTGCTCGGCGCGGCCGCGCTGCCCACCGTGCTGCTCGCGCCGTGGGCGGGCCGGCTCGCCGACCGCGTGGACTCGCGGGTGCTCACGGTGGCGAGCGCACTCGGCCAGCTGCTCGCCTGCGTGGCCCTGGCCGTCGCCGGGCCGTTGTGGCTGGTGTACCTGCTCGTCATGGCCCTGCAGGCCGGCCAAGCGGTGAGCTCGCCGACATGGCAGGCGCTCGTGCCACGCATCGTCGGGCCCGACGAGGTAGGCCGCGCCGTCGGCGCCACCCAGGCGCTCACCACCCTGGCCGCCGTGGGCGGCGCCCCCCTCGGTGGCCTGCTCGCCGGCCTCGGTGGCCAGCGCCTCGCCCTGCTGGCGGACGCCGCGACGTTCGGCGTGCTCGCGGTGGTGGCGCTCGCCGTCCGCACGCGCCGGGCCGGTGCGCACGACGCCACGCTGGCCCTGGCGCGGGCTGCCGCAGCCGATCGCCCCAAGGCGCTCGACGGCCTGCGCGTGGCCCGGCGCGACGCGCTGCTCTGGCCGATCCTCAGCGCCCTCATGGTCTACGTCGTCGTCGGCGAGGCGACGAACGTCGTCGAGGTGTTCCTGGTGCGCGACGCGCTGCACGGCACGAGCGTGCAGTACGGCCTCGTCGGGATGGCCGTGACGCTCGGCATCGTCGGCGGCTCGCTGCTGGCCGGTCGCGCCAGCGGCGCCCGCGCGCTGGCCGTGGTGACGGTGATCGCGGCGGCGGTGCAGGCCGCGGCCGTGCTGGGGGCCGGGCTGGCGCCGTCCATCGTCGCGGTCATCGGGGCGTTCGCCGTGCTCGGAGTGGCCAACGGCGCGCTCAACACCTCGACGTCGACCCTGGTGCTCACGCGAGTGCCCGATCAGCAGCTCGGCCAGGTCAACGCTGCCCTCAACGGGATGGCGCGGGGCTTCTCGATCGGGGCCCTGCTGCTCGGCGCGTGGGCGGGCGGGGTGCTCGGGCCGCAGCGGACGTTCGTCGCGTCCGGCGTCGCGTGCCTGCTCGTCGCCGGCTGGCTCGCCGTACGCGTGCACTCAGCCGCACGGCCTACCCTGGCCCGGTGGCAGACGAGCGACGACCAGGCGACGACGACCGCACCCGGGTGA
- a CDS encoding LCP family protein, translating into MPATGRPRRRRRVPVKTIVLLVVLAVIAYPIALLAVAWTHLGRVDALPADTAATPGRTYLVVGSDSRKGLTKEQAKQLHTGGADVGQRTDTIMLLHVPAGGGPTVIMSIPRDSYVKIPGHGHNKINAAFAFGGPKLLARTIEEASGVQIDDYAEIGFGGFAAMVDAVGGVKICPKRDMKDKDAGLNIKKGCQQVGGAVALGYARARHSDPRGDLGRVERQREVLAAIVSKATQPSTLINPFRTFPLASSGASALTVDEHTGPVALARFVLGMKGAAGGNGLSMTVPVAGTGNRPGAGSVVLWDDAKARKVFAALKRSDTKALRPYAEEQKAQLDK; encoded by the coding sequence GTGCCCGCGACGGGGCGTCCGCGGCGGCGGCGGCGCGTGCCCGTCAAGACCATCGTGCTGCTGGTCGTGCTCGCGGTCATCGCCTACCCGATCGCCCTGCTCGCCGTCGCCTGGACCCACCTCGGCCGGGTCGACGCGCTGCCGGCCGACACCGCCGCGACGCCGGGCCGCACCTACCTGGTCGTCGGCTCGGACTCGCGCAAGGGCCTGACCAAGGAGCAGGCCAAGCAGCTGCACACCGGCGGCGCCGACGTCGGGCAGCGCACCGACACGATCATGCTGCTGCACGTGCCGGCCGGTGGGGGCCCGACGGTGATCATGAGCATCCCGCGCGACAGCTACGTCAAGATCCCCGGCCACGGGCACAACAAGATCAACGCCGCCTTCGCCTTCGGCGGTCCGAAGCTGCTGGCCCGCACCATCGAGGAGGCCAGCGGAGTGCAGATCGACGACTACGCCGAGATCGGGTTCGGCGGCTTCGCGGCCATGGTCGACGCCGTCGGTGGCGTGAAGATCTGCCCCAAGCGCGACATGAAGGACAAGGACGCCGGCCTCAACATCAAGAAGGGCTGCCAGCAGGTCGGCGGCGCCGTCGCGCTGGGCTACGCACGGGCGCGGCACTCCGACCCCCGCGGCGACCTCGGACGCGTCGAGCGCCAGCGTGAGGTGCTCGCCGCGATCGTGTCGAAGGCGACCCAGCCCTCGACCCTCATCAACCCGTTCCGCACGTTCCCTCTCGCGTCGTCCGGGGCCAGTGCGCTGACCGTCGACGAGCACACCGGGCCGGTGGCCCTGGCCCGCTTCGTCTTGGGCATGAAGGGCGCAGCCGGGGGCAACGGCCTGTCGATGACCGTCCCGGTGGCCGGCACCGGGAACCGCCCGGGCGCGGGCTCGGTCGTGCTCTGGGACGACGCCAAGGCCCGCAAGGTGTTCGCCGCCCTCAAGCGCAGCGACACCAAGGCGCTGCGGCCCTACGCCGAGGAGCAGAAGGCCCAGCTCGACAAGTAG
- a CDS encoding DedA family protein: MHTLGPSWLDPQHLLDSFGPWALWGAMAVVFIECGLFFFLLPGDSLLFTVGLLVSEGTIHYPLWLVLVLLTLAAFGGNVAGYEIGRAAGPKIVGPSSRLVKQKHIDQTYAFFDRYGPRALVLGRFVPIVRTFITLVAGVGRMDRRRFYTYSGLGAVLWAVGVTLLGYFLGTIPIVRGHIESMLLAIVLVSLVPVGIEWLLHRRRAKATARDDGRDPRYDEVHERQRVVDEDVTGP, encoded by the coding sequence ATGCACACCCTCGGCCCCTCGTGGCTCGACCCCCAGCACCTGCTCGACAGCTTCGGGCCGTGGGCTCTGTGGGGCGCCATGGCCGTGGTGTTCATCGAGTGCGGCCTGTTCTTCTTCCTGCTGCCCGGCGACTCGCTGCTGTTCACGGTGGGCCTGCTCGTCAGCGAGGGCACGATCCACTACCCGCTGTGGCTGGTGCTGGTGCTGCTCACCCTCGCGGCGTTCGGCGGCAACGTGGCCGGCTACGAGATCGGGCGCGCGGCGGGGCCGAAGATCGTCGGCCCCAGCTCGCGCCTGGTGAAGCAGAAGCACATCGACCAGACGTACGCGTTCTTCGACCGGTACGGCCCCCGCGCGCTCGTGCTCGGGCGCTTCGTCCCCATCGTGCGCACCTTCATCACCCTCGTCGCCGGGGTCGGGCGCATGGACCGCCGCCGCTTCTACACCTACAGCGGGCTGGGTGCCGTGCTCTGGGCGGTGGGCGTGACGCTGCTCGGCTACTTCCTCGGCACGATCCCGATCGTCCGCGGCCACATCGAGTCGATGCTGCTGGCCATCGTGCTCGTCTCGCTCGTGCCGGTGGGCATCGAGTGGCTGCTCCACCGGCGCCGGGCGAAGGCCACCGCGCGCGACGACGGCCGCGACCCTCGGTACGACGAGGTGCACGAGCGCCAGCGCGTGGTCGACGAGGACGTCACCGGTCCCTGA
- a CDS encoding TrmH family RNA methyltransferase, producing the protein MDPTSRDGAGAQPEVGVGPWPGPWPDDDRYDPELLRVGDARNVVDRYRYWRLEAIVADLDTRRHPFHVAVENWQHDFNIGSVVRTANAFLAGGVHVVGRRRWNRRGAMVTDRYQHVSHHADVDSLVQWAASAGPDGGPLPLVGIDNLPGAVPLEGYPLPRACVLVFGQEGPGLSASAHEACDVVLSIAQFGSTRSINAGAAAAIAMHTWITHHALP; encoded by the coding sequence GTGGATCCGACGTCGCGCGACGGCGCAGGTGCGCAGCCCGAAGTCGGCGTCGGCCCGTGGCCCGGCCCGTGGCCGGACGACGACCGGTACGACCCCGAGCTGCTGCGGGTGGGGGACGCCCGCAACGTCGTCGACCGCTACCGGTACTGGCGGCTCGAGGCCATCGTGGCCGACCTCGACACCCGGCGGCACCCCTTCCACGTCGCGGTCGAGAACTGGCAGCACGACTTCAACATCGGGTCGGTCGTGCGGACGGCGAACGCGTTCCTCGCCGGGGGCGTGCACGTCGTGGGGCGGCGGCGCTGGAACCGGCGCGGTGCGATGGTGACCGACCGGTACCAGCACGTCAGCCACCACGCCGACGTCGACTCGCTCGTGCAGTGGGCGGCGTCCGCCGGGCCGGACGGCGGGCCGCTGCCGCTGGTGGGCATCGACAACCTGCCCGGCGCGGTGCCGCTCGAGGGGTACCCGCTGCCGCGCGCGTGCGTGCTGGTGTTCGGGCAAGAGGGGCCGGGGCTCTCGGCGTCCGCGCACGAGGCCTGTGACGTCGTCCTGTCGATCGCGCAGTTCGGCTCGACCCGCTCGATCAACGCCGGCGCGGCCGCCGCGATAGCGATGCACACCTGGATCACCCACCACGCCCTCCCGTAG
- a CDS encoding 1-acyl-sn-glycerol-3-phosphate acyltransferase codes for MSGPVAHVTRHVLSGELLRGARADVRMVAKGWRWGRRQMVPRSAEPFVPAKTSEPFPTEWARRPAAVAVRDGIQRFGLAPLLRHEIRPTVHGLDVLDRVHGPVVFVANHTSHLDTPLILCSLPHAWRRHTAVAAAADYFFDTWWRATGSAMVFNTFPIERRSGSLSSTPGSLLDEGWSVVVFPEGTRSPDGWTRRFRHGAAYLAVQHQVPVVPIGIRGSFAAMPRGRGWPVPGRPPVTVRFGEPLRPGDGEGPRELGARVEAAVSQLIDEDATTWWQAQRRAASGATPSTSGPDVAPWRRVWAQTQAPAVRTHRRIWPR; via the coding sequence ATGAGCGGTCCGGTCGCCCACGTCACCCGCCACGTGCTCTCGGGCGAGCTGCTGCGCGGCGCGCGCGCCGACGTCCGCATGGTCGCCAAGGGCTGGCGCTGGGGGCGGCGGCAGATGGTGCCGCGCTCGGCCGAGCCCTTCGTGCCGGCGAAGACGAGCGAGCCGTTCCCCACGGAGTGGGCACGCCGGCCGGCGGCGGTGGCAGTGCGCGACGGGATCCAGCGGTTCGGGCTGGCCCCGTTGCTGCGCCACGAGATCCGGCCGACCGTGCACGGGCTCGACGTCCTCGACCGCGTGCACGGCCCGGTCGTCTTCGTGGCGAACCACACCTCGCACCTCGACACCCCGCTGATCTTGTGCTCGCTGCCGCACGCGTGGCGCCGGCACACCGCGGTGGCGGCAGCGGCGGACTACTTCTTCGACACCTGGTGGCGGGCCACGGGCTCGGCGATGGTCTTCAACACCTTCCCGATCGAGCGCCGCTCCGGCTCGCTGTCGTCGACGCCCGGCTCGCTGCTCGACGAGGGCTGGAGCGTCGTGGTGTTCCCCGAAGGCACCCGCTCGCCCGACGGCTGGACGCGCCGCTTCCGGCACGGTGCGGCGTACCTCGCGGTGCAGCACCAGGTGCCGGTCGTGCCGATCGGCATCCGCGGCTCGTTCGCGGCCATGCCGCGCGGGCGCGGGTGGCCGGTGCCGGGGCGTCCCCCGGTGACCGTGCGCTTCGGCGAGCCGCTGCGGCCGGGTGACGGCGAGGGTCCGCGCGAGCTCGGTGCGCGCGTCGAGGCGGCGGTGAGCCAGCTCATCGACGAGGACGCCACCACCTGGTGGCAGGCGCAGCGGCGGGCGGCCTCGGGCGCCACCCCGTCGACGTCCGGGCCCGACGTCGCGCCCTGGCGGCGCGTGTGGGCGCAGACCCAGGCACCCGCCGTCCGCACGCACCGGCGCATCTGGCCCCGCTGA
- a CDS encoding lactate racemase domain-containing protein — MSRPGFVLEVDGRTPPLVVHEGEGFRLETFPRGTRVVYPPESLPGIRDVDGAIHRALLEPVGSDPLPTLLRPGMRLTIAFDDISLPLPPMVKPDIRQRIIEQVLTMAAEAGVDDVEIISANALHRRLTASELKEIVGERVFRSFFPQGALYNHDAEDKDNLLHVGQTDRGEDVEINRRAAESDLLVYVNVNLVAMDGGHKSVPIGLASYKSLRHHHNSHTMVHSRSFMDHTKSAMHHSAWRMGRMLADHVKIFTIETTLNNDVFPSQFAFLQKREWEWGVKDQASMLAARRGLALAPKGLTHNIFQGMRAPYGLTGVNAGETEAVHELTVAKVHEQQLVEVQGQSDVLVLGVPYLGPYNVNSVMNPILATCMGLGYYFNSYRGQPVVRKGGAVILYHPVEPDFNQLHHPSYVDFYEEVLTSSTDPAVIEAKFEEQYATDPWYIHLYRTSHAYHGVHPFYMWYWAAHAMDHVGDVIWVGANRKAVERMGFRAASSLQDALEMASSTVGRSPSITYLRNPPHLIADVR, encoded by the coding sequence GTGAGCCGCCCAGGTTTCGTGCTGGAGGTCGACGGCCGCACGCCGCCGCTCGTCGTCCACGAGGGCGAGGGGTTCCGCCTCGAGACGTTCCCGCGCGGCACGCGCGTGGTCTACCCGCCGGAGTCGCTGCCGGGCATCCGCGACGTCGACGGCGCGATCCACCGCGCGCTGCTCGAGCCGGTGGGCAGCGACCCGCTGCCGACCCTGCTGCGGCCGGGCATGCGCCTCACCATCGCGTTCGACGACATCTCGCTGCCGTTGCCGCCCATGGTGAAACCCGACATCCGCCAGCGGATCATCGAGCAGGTGCTCACCATGGCCGCCGAGGCCGGCGTCGACGACGTCGAGATCATCTCGGCCAACGCGCTGCACCGCCGCCTCACCGCCTCCGAGCTCAAGGAGATCGTGGGCGAGCGCGTGTTCCGCTCGTTCTTCCCCCAGGGCGCCCTCTACAACCACGACGCCGAGGACAAGGACAACCTGCTGCACGTCGGCCAGACCGACCGCGGCGAGGACGTCGAGATCAACCGTCGCGCGGCCGAGAGCGACCTGCTGGTCTACGTCAACGTCAACCTCGTGGCCATGGACGGCGGCCACAAGTCCGTGCCGATCGGGCTCGCGTCGTACAAGAGCCTGCGCCATCACCACAACAGCCACACGATGGTGCACTCGCGGTCGTTCATGGACCACACGAAGTCGGCGATGCACCACAGCGCCTGGCGCATGGGTCGCATGCTGGCCGACCACGTCAAGATCTTCACGATCGAGACGACGCTCAACAACGACGTCTTCCCGTCGCAGTTCGCGTTCCTGCAAAAGCGCGAGTGGGAGTGGGGAGTCAAGGACCAGGCGTCCATGCTCGCCGCTCGGCGCGGGTTGGCTCTGGCCCCGAAGGGCTTGACGCACAACATCTTCCAGGGCATGCGGGCGCCGTACGGGCTCACGGGTGTGAACGCCGGTGAGACGGAGGCGGTGCACGAGCTCACCGTGGCGAAGGTGCACGAGCAGCAGCTCGTCGAGGTGCAGGGGCAGAGCGACGTCCTCGTGCTCGGCGTCCCCTACCTCGGGCCCTACAACGTCAACTCGGTGATGAACCCGATCCTCGCCACGTGCATGGGGCTCGGCTACTACTTCAACAGCTACCGAGGTCAGCCCGTGGTCCGCAAGGGCGGCGCGGTGATCCTGTACCACCCGGTCGAGCCGGACTTCAACCAGCTTCACCACCCGAGCTACGTCGACTTCTACGAAGAGGTGCTGACGTCGTCCACGGACCCCGCGGTCATCGAGGCGAAGTTCGAGGAGCAGTACGCCACCGACCCCTGGTACATCCACCTGTACCGGACGTCGCACGCCTACCACGGCGTCCACCCGTTCTACATGTGGTACTGGGCGGCGCACGCGATGGACCACGTCGGCGACGTGATCTGGGTGGGCGCGAACCGCAAGGCCGTGGAGCGCATGGGGTTCCGGGCGGCGTCCTCCCTGCAGGACGCGCTCGAGATGGCGTCGAGCACGGTGGGCCGATCGCCGTCGATCACCTACCTGCGCAACCCTCCGCACCTGATCGCGGACGTGCGATGA